The Lysobacter capsici genome has a segment encoding these proteins:
- a CDS encoding DNA-binding domain-containing protein, with product MHETLREQQSVLARHLRDPARHPSPPGLEARRMRVYRELFLGSIESLLAGGFPVIRQTLGAADWSALVQAFYARHRSRTPLFTRIAGEFVEFIETQADDLALPPWLPELAHYEWVEQALLISDAQAPAHDPHGDLLDGRPLLSPLAMPLAYRWPVLEIGPSHIPQAPPPQATTLLVHRDRDHQVRFARIAPLAYRLLTSLQINAYRGREHLAALAAQTGGDAEQLHIHGLDLLRQLREQGVVLGTHLATESCDER from the coding sequence CGTCACCTGCGCGACCCGGCCCGCCATCCGTCGCCGCCCGGCCTCGAAGCGCGCCGCATGCGGGTGTACCGCGAGTTGTTCCTGGGCTCGATCGAAAGCCTGCTGGCCGGCGGCTTCCCGGTGATCCGGCAAACCCTCGGCGCCGCGGACTGGAGCGCGCTGGTGCAGGCGTTCTATGCCCGCCATCGCAGCCGCACGCCGCTGTTTACCCGCATCGCCGGCGAGTTCGTCGAATTCATCGAAACCCAGGCCGACGATCTGGCGCTGCCGCCGTGGCTGCCCGAACTCGCGCATTACGAATGGGTGGAACAGGCCCTGCTGATCAGCGATGCGCAGGCGCCGGCGCACGATCCGCACGGCGATCTGCTCGACGGCCGGCCGCTGTTGTCGCCGTTGGCGATGCCGCTGGCGTATCGCTGGCCGGTGCTGGAGATCGGTCCTTCCCACATCCCGCAGGCACCGCCGCCGCAGGCCACCACCTTGCTCGTGCATCGCGATCGCGACCACCAGGTGCGGTTCGCCCGCATCGCGCCGCTGGCCTATCGCCTGCTGACCTCACTGCAAATCAACGCGTACCGCGGCCGCGAGCACCTCGCCGCATTGGCCGCGCAAACCGGCGGCGACGCCGAGCAACTTCATATCCACGGCCTGGACCTGCTACGACAACTGCGCGAGCAGGGCGTGGTCCTGGGTACCCATCTCGCAACGGAGTCCTGCGATGAACGCTAA
- a CDS encoding thioredoxin family protein produces MTLPQTAAVAGAANSNRRAIWRSAIAGLALCLSAAACTPAAQADAARAAAAPEFAGIARWFNTPALSMAGLRGKVVLVEFWTYSCINCLHVAPHVKRWHERYRDQGLVVIGVHTPEYDEEHSAGNLQAAIKRLGIDYPVAQDNDYATWNAYGNRFWPALYLIDRDGRIVYRHYGEGEYDVTDARIRALLARR; encoded by the coding sequence ATGACGCTGCCCCAAACCGCCGCGGTTGCCGGCGCTGCGAACTCGAACCGTCGCGCCATATGGAGATCGGCGATCGCCGGCCTGGCGTTGTGCCTGAGCGCCGCGGCCTGCACCCCGGCCGCGCAAGCGGACGCGGCGCGCGCCGCCGCCGCGCCGGAATTCGCCGGCATCGCGCGCTGGTTCAACACCCCGGCGTTGAGCATGGCCGGGCTGCGCGGCAAGGTGGTGCTGGTGGAGTTCTGGACCTATTCGTGCATCAACTGCCTGCACGTCGCGCCGCATGTGAAGCGGTGGCACGAACGCTACCGCGACCAGGGCCTGGTGGTGATCGGCGTGCATACGCCGGAGTACGACGAAGAACACAGCGCGGGCAATCTGCAGGCCGCGATAAAACGCCTGGGCATCGACTACCCGGTGGCGCAGGACAACGACTACGCCACCTGGAACGCCTACGGCAACCGCTTCTGGCCGGCGCTGTACCTGATCGACCGCGACGGCCGCATCGTCTACCGCCATTACGGTGAGGGCGAATACGACGTCACCGACGCGCGGATCCGCGCGCTGCTGGCGCGACGCTGA
- a CDS encoding response regulator codes for MDHVDHILVVDDDREIRQMVADYLHKNGLRATVAADGREMRALLDTHAVDLIVLDLMMPGEDGLTLCRNLRAGKHRAIPVVMLTARDDQTDRIIGLEMGADDYVTKPFAARELLARIKAVIRRTRMLPPNLQVTQASRTIAFGRWRLDTTARHLLDPDDTVVALSGAEFRLLHVFLDHANRVLTRDQLLNLTQGRDAEHFERSIDLLVSRLRQRLQDDAREQSYIKTVRSEGYVFSMPVSLLGDGE; via the coding sequence ATGGACCACGTAGATCACATCCTGGTCGTCGACGACGACCGCGAGATCCGTCAGATGGTCGCCGACTATCTGCACAAGAACGGCCTGCGCGCCACGGTCGCCGCGGATGGGCGCGAGATGCGCGCGCTGCTCGACACCCACGCGGTCGACCTGATCGTGCTCGACCTGATGATGCCCGGCGAAGACGGCCTGACCCTGTGCCGCAACCTGCGCGCCGGTAAGCACCGCGCGATCCCGGTGGTGATGCTGACCGCGCGCGACGACCAGACCGACCGCATCATCGGCCTGGAGATGGGCGCCGACGACTACGTCACCAAGCCGTTCGCCGCGCGCGAACTGCTGGCGCGGATCAAGGCGGTGATCCGGCGCACGCGCATGCTGCCGCCGAACCTGCAGGTCACCCAGGCCAGCCGAACGATCGCGTTCGGACGCTGGCGCCTGGACACCACCGCGCGCCATCTGCTCGATCCCGACGACACCGTGGTCGCGCTCAGCGGCGCCGAGTTCCGCCTGCTGCACGTGTTCCTCGATCACGCCAACCGCGTGCTCACCCGCGATCAGCTGCTCAACCTGACCCAAGGCCGCGACGCCGAGCATTTCGAACGCTCCATCGACCTGCTGGTGAGCCGGCTGCGCCAGCGCCTGCAGGACGACGCGCGCGAGCAGAGCTACATCAAGACCGTGCGCAGCGAAGGCTATGTATTCAGCATGCCGGTGAGCCTGCTGGGGGACGGCGAATGA